AAGAAGACTGCGACGGTTGCCTTCCCTTTGATCCTGATCCTGCCGCTGAAGGTTTCTTGTTATTAGCAGCAGCCTTGGCAGCCGCCTCTTTCACCTCTCTGCACACCTTGTCCAGGATTCCCAGGAAGTCGCGGACAACGACGAACAGCCGTAGGCCCTCATCCTTCCCTGTGCTCCCATGGAAGTAGTCTACAGTAGTGCGTACCAGCGCCCGTAGCTTCTTTTCCTCCTCCAGAAGCTGGGTCACACGCACCTGGGACTGCTCGATGAACTCGCCAAGCTTGCGATGGAACCCACTGTCCTCGTCTAAGCTCTTCATGCCCGTGTTCAAGAACTCATTCGCCTTCACCAACTTGTGCCCCAGGCTCGCCACCGAGATGGTCAGCGTATCGGCGTCCAGGATTGCTGCCTTCCGCACGTTCTGGAGGTCGTCTCCCAGGCTCGAAACAACGCCCAGGCCTAGCTGCTTGTAGTGCTCCGTGTCATCGCTGACATCCTCGGTGAGATCGTCAGAAGTCACGCTGGATATGCTGCTGTTGTTCTGCTCTTTGGCGGCCCGAACGGCACGCACGCCCTCTGACCGAATGATCTCCTGGACAACAAAGTGAAGCAGCGTCGTCTTGCCGTCGACCCCCTTCACGTCTGAGAGCTTCAGGAGGGTGTCCAGCTTGAACGCCTGGGCCCcacctcgaaaggtgccatcgtTCATCCGGTTGCCAGTCTTGAGTACAGCCTCTAGCAGCTTCTTGAATAGACGGCTGTTCCGAAGCTCATGGCAGGCCACCTGTTTTCGACCAAGAAAAAGTACAGTTCAATAAAACAGTCAGCATTTTTTCCATTGTTATCGACAAAAAGAGTACAATTCAATAAAACTGTCAGCATTTTTTCCCCATTTTTATAACAAGCAGTACTACTGCTCCTGAAGCCACAATACCTCCAGGGTTTTAAATGATTGTTCTGCATTTGCAGCTTCTTCCGGCAAAGTGGACATGAAAAGCAACACATCCAGGCGCTGATAGAGGTAAGGTATGTCAATGATGGTCCTCAAGAATTGCTCTGCAGGACCCAGTTGAGTGAGCTCCCCGGTGTATAACCGAAGCCTTAGCTCCTCGTCGCTGCTTGGAGTCCACCTTATCAAGGTTTGTATCAGATCAATAGGGAGTTCATGCCCTGGATCAATTTATATTTACCCATTAATTTAAGGTACATAGTTTCTGCTGAATATATAACACAGAAGAGACCCAAAAGATGGTCAGCTTTACCTTCCATAACTGCATTACGTACTTCGTCAGCTGAAACACTCAATGCCTTCAGTGATATCGCTAAGTTCTGTGCCTTTTTAGCATCGAGTATCCTAACAAATTGAGGGGTATCCTTTGCTGCTAAATCCTTTTTGCCGTCAGCATTTTTCTTGTCAGCAGCATGACAACCAAAAAGGCTCTCGATCATCTCCTCATTAAACCTATCAATAAATTAGTAACCGGATGAGTTAGCATCACTGATTCACCTGATGTTACCAATCTTTGGTGGGTAGCAAGCAACCAGTAAAGAGATGTGCATAGTACAAATACGACAACAATAATTATGCAATAGCTAGCTATGTTCCGGGAGGTTGGCAAGATTGTAACTGGAAGCATAAAACTACTCTTtccacacacacaaaaaaaaacaAGAAAAAGAAACTTACTGGAAGGATCCTGCTTTAATTTGATCCCACACCATTGCTTGATCCGGATTTGCAGTAACTTTATCCCAGAAGAATGGCTTCAGCTTTGTTTTATTGTCTGCCACAGGAGGACCTGCAACATTCCCTGCCTTCTTCAATGGTGGTGGACCACGCGCTTTTGGACCACCAGGCATGGCTGGTGGTGGAGGTCCAGCTCCACCTCTACCTGGTGGGGGTGGAGGTCCGGGTCCGGCACTACTTGGTGATGGTGGAGGTCCGGGTCCAACTGCAGGCCTGGGAGCAGGAGGCGGTGGGGGTCCTGGTGGGGGTGGATTGCTCGAACCAGCAGCTGTAGGCATCTTTGGAGGTGGTACCGGTGGTGTTGGTGCAGATGGTGCAGGAGGAGCCTTTGGGAGAGGATAACCTGgacgtggtggtggtggtggtgctggtgctggaccagctgcaggttTACATATGCTGTCGCTGGCATTACTAGAAGGAACTGCAGCAACAGCAGATTTCACATCCTGAGAATTAGTAGAGGTCGCCGGACGTCCAGCAATGGTAGTTATTTCATGAGAACTTAGTTTCATCGCCTGCACATTGCTGCGTCGCTCAAACTCTGACTTCATTGACATTTCTCTAACTTCTGCCTTTATAGGAGGAAATTTAAATTCTTTACGCTGGCTCGCTGATGAACTGGTTGACAATGCCCCCAACCTGTTGACATCAATTGGGGTAGAGCATGATTTACGTGAAGAACCTGTTGCATTAATGAACAAGGCATGAATTGACAGGTAAATAAGCTGAATAAGAATTCCTGTCTGTCTTTTGGTGTGTGTGTGCAAAAGCATTCATGCAAGAGAGAAATTGAATGAACTGGAAAAAAACACAAAAAACAGCTTTGTTTTCCTTTGTAGCACCTGATAAATCACTCATATTCAAACTCAGCAGTGGTTTGTCATCATATGATGATTCTGGGTCTTCGCTTCCACGACAAGCACAGCAACACAGACATATAAGAGCCACCAATGCAACACAAGCCACTGACAAACCAGCAATAATAGTGCCACTGTTGTCCTTGCTCTTGTTTTTGGGCTCTGGTTTACCGGACTTTTTCACGGTAGTGACTAGCAAGTGAGCCTCTCCTTCGGAAGACAAAACGCTTCTTATTGCCTGTTTTGCTTTAGGTCGGGGTGGAGCAATGGCTGAATCTTCTTCAAGTAGACGTCTTCTTTTCATCGCAAAAGGAAGGTTGATGCTGTTAGAGTTGGGAAGTAAGCTTATGG
This portion of the Zea mays cultivar B73 chromosome 2, Zm-B73-REFERENCE-NAM-5.0, whole genome shotgun sequence genome encodes:
- the LOC103646895 gene encoding formin-like protein 18 isoform X1 is translated as MRWQRSKFSWLLSACLICLLLQLVGAIRTSLFWPQSCLPSPAIPREDESVEQLWHSCALDLRIPQDVRNKFHYSLLFNTISNSYRENDNKSYPQKVGIEEATTATFSPAEVANTFLDCLNKHNFPFSDHGLQKHQEETISLLPNSNSINLPFAMKRRRLLEEDSAIAPPRPKAKQAIRSVLSSEGEAHLLVTTVKKSGKPEPKNKSKDNSGTIIAGLSVACVALVALICLCCCACRGSEDPESSYDDKPLLSLNMSDLSGSSRKSCSTPIDVNRLGALSTSSSASQRKEFKFPPIKAEVREMSMKSEFERRSNVQAMKLSSHEITTIAGRPATSTNSQDVKSAVAAVPSSNASDSICKPAAGPAPAPPPPPRPGYPLPKAPPAPSAPTPPVPPPKMPTAAGSSNPPPPGPPPPPAPRPAVGPGPPPSPSSAGPGPPPPPGRGGAGPPPPAMPGGPKARGPPPLKKAGNVAGPPVADNKTKLKPFFWDKVTANPDQAMVWDQIKAGSFQFNEEMIESLFGCHAADKKNADGKKDLAAKDTPQFVRILDAKKAQNLAISLKALSVSADEVRNAVMEGHELPIDLIQTLIRWTPSSDEELRLRLYTGELTQLGPAEQFLRTIIDIPYLYQRLDVLLFMSTLPEEAANAEQSFKTLEVACHELRNSRLFKKLLEAVLKTGNRMNDGTFRGGAQAFKLDTLLKLSDVKGVDGKTTLLHFVVQEIIRSEGVRAVRAAKEQNNSSISSVTSDDLTEDVSDDTEHYKQLGLGVVSSLGDDLQNVRKAAILDADTLTISVASLGHKLVKANEFLNTGMKSLDEDSGFHRKLGEFIEQSQVRVTQLLEEEKKLRALVRTTVDYFHGSTGKDEGLRLFVVVRDFLGILDKVCREVKEAAAKAAANNKKPSAAGSGSKGRQPSQSSSSFRDPRQQLVPAIKDRRSAAARSSSSSSDSD
- the LOC103646895 gene encoding formin-like protein 18 isoform X2, whose amino-acid sequence is MSMKSEFERRSNVQAMKLSSHEITTIAGRPATSTNSQDVKSAVAAVPSSNASDSICKPAAGPAPAPPPPPRPGYPLPKAPPAPSAPTPPVPPPKMPTAAGSSNPPPPGPPPPPAPRPAVGPGPPPSPSSAGPGPPPPPGRGGAGPPPPAMPGGPKARGPPPLKKAGNVAGPPVADNKTKLKPFFWDKVTANPDQAMVWDQIKAGSFQFNEEMIESLFGCHAADKKNADGKKDLAAKDTPQFVRILDAKKAQNLAISLKALSVSADEVRNAVMEGHELPIDLIQTLIRWTPSSDEELRLRLYTGELTQLGPAEQFLRTIIDIPYLYQRLDVLLFMSTLPEEAANAEQSFKTLEVACHELRNSRLFKKLLEAVLKTGNRMNDGTFRGGAQAFKLDTLLKLSDVKGVDGKTTLLHFVVQEIIRSEGVRAVRAAKEQNNSSISSVTSDDLTEDVSDDTEHYKQLGLGVVSSLGDDLQNVRKAAILDADTLTISVASLGHKLVKANEFLNTGMKSLDEDSGFHRKLGEFIEQSQVRVTQLLEEEKKLRALVRTTVDYFHGSTGKDEGLRLFVVVRDFLGILDKVCREVKEAAAKAAANNKKPSAAGSGSKGRQPSQSSSSFRDPRQQLVPAIKDRRSAAARSSSSSSDSD